The following proteins are co-located in the Cryptosporidium parvum Iowa II chromosome 6, whole genome shotgun sequence genome:
- a CDS encoding cleavage and polyadenylation specificity factor 4-like; 3x Zn C3H1 domains: MSARLSIEDVIERMEDEKLRLLQNQSVTRYDPNVRGRHSVVCRHWIRNMCMKGDFCDFLHQYNYERMPPCFIYQKYGVCVDEALGNCPFKHKADDTPLCAQYFLGFCKYGPKCKRRHEPKARHEIPDFLPDSFLLSIIQDKNLIPKMDPETSSIIKVLDDICKESYAQAVCSEVSSNI, from the coding sequence ATGAGTGCAAGGTTAAGTATTGAAGATGTAATTGAGAGGATGGAGGACGAAAAACTTCGCTTGCTACAAAATCAGTCTGTTACGAGATATGACCCTAATGTTAGAGGCCGACATTCTGTTGTTTGTAGGCATTGGATTAGAAATATGTGTATGAAGGGGGATTTTTGCGATTTTTTGCACCAATATAATTATGAGAGAATGCCACCATGCTTTATATATCAAAAGTATGGCGTATGCGTGGATGAGGCACTAGGGAATTGCCCCTTCAAACACAAGGCAGATGACACACCACTTTGCGCGCAATATTTCCTTGGGTTTTGTAAATATGGGCCTAAGTGTAAAAGGCGTCATGAGCCAAAAGCAAGACACGAAATACCAGATTTTCTTCCCGACTCATTCCTATTATCTATAATACAGgacaaaaatttaatacCTAAAATGGATCCAGAAACATCTTCCATCATCAAAGTATTAGATGACATTTGCAAAGAAAGCTATGCACAAGCTGTGTGCTCGGAAGTATcaagtaatatttaa